In Scophthalmus maximus strain ysfricsl-2021 chromosome 21, ASM2237912v1, whole genome shotgun sequence, one genomic interval encodes:
- the si:ch211-285f17.1 gene encoding sickle tail protein homolog isoform X2 encodes MSKASRLARPPSAGAGSKLPSPRKECPGMAAAAGRVRVLSVGEKLMRAGSDGILNRHKSLRVAVPQDKAQSETLTERQALNQSPGERGENMGMVPPKSRISPPKASTQHQGSVHKQNKSNLKVTSPEDAEHVGRRQASPNGTSPSRGDAKGNRTVPRRHTLGGARSSREILAMQPPEMDKKREAFLEHLKQKYPHHASAIMGHQERLREQSRSPKHGGSPQPGVGDQVDHLSLASLESLDAMSEADAPTAFTRGSRVRASLPVVRSTNQTKDRSLGVLYLQYGDETKQFRMPNEITTIDTVRALFVSAFPQQLNMKMLESPSVAVYVKDDMRNMYYELTDVRNITDHSCLKVYHKDPAQAFSHGPRPANGDARMHSDGQHHLRQPPMGPPTHHPMQGALPQSPHSMPPSPSRIPFGPRQVSIPGSATIPRERMSTANTPTRSISPCPSAILERRDVKPDEDMGGKSHSLARGNEGLYADPYLLQEGRMSMATAHGPHPNPGLDGPEHGMGGFHRASIRSTGSYSGPSPTDTMDHPSVYRQKSRNSQLPTLGSKTPPPSPHRMAEVRMIDIHGGPPHGIPPHGVPPHGVPPHGVPMERSSPVRQSFRKEEVTGTKTRVNMGSPVVTDLPGHPQGPIPPAGDHHTRVRMKAMEQQIASLTGLVQHALLKGPNTSGNKEPLSERPPKTSSPVHSAHSSGGSPVLAPKSNAALSDKGSAPLKVNVLQFRKNVSDLRVQLHQMRQLQLQNQEALRVQLKRAEQEISVKLAEAMRHLEDPVQRQRALVEEDRHKYLGLEEHVLTQLGDLEQYVGTLQKDSHRVVTLKDVEDGAVTLRKVGESLAGLKGEFPALQTRMRAVLRVEVEAVKFLKEEPHKLDSMLKRVKSLTDTLSGLKRHATEGSQKAPDPSANIPVDTSPPAAVSEALAEAPPVPVQPSSTSAPLERQNSTIRSEVMPSSPVVIHHVQSSRVQMQQSQQSAALTAQPSPPLTPSPTQVPSPNPSKSQGRESPKAASLDPPSPVRHKKTHENPVNNGNQDLVIEELQSSKEKSKSRAMSIEAAEKEWAERRQNMGHYNGKEFEKILQEAQANMMKGIPSLGADENPALPPAASGEQADTHIPEETHSEPRSEPDSDKSAKKEPEKLPKPLMEKPAKPALERPSKTATKPTPTDSFTRQGSEKSSKSPPPPPPRKTFPSSSSGMTTTRSGEVVYTSRKESVSPQEGEEEGPPPTPQPKPTKVPPETKPKPATPPPVTTSASREEEDEGDRIMAELQVFQKCTVKDVGVKNSVEPQIRELRPGALLPLKEKKSSEPSREDKVPDTDENGNTTVRQTQGVIYYVTGQIPKDHPPLSGTEETPEHQEPTQPPTQVSNVNVNDNSPSQEQQQQQQQQQQQPQSPPPKSPPPLTPPPISPKPVGLNGFKLPKKSVKRSESLKTRLEMEKGKMLNKMNTEKKSKINQEHVYSSKNIIPDPMETTTTSTVRQTAKISVAPNKKAQSEGSDPPKAHFEDDGEGAGLSPDLPGEEAPPPPDNIAFMITNTKVQALSCGEYQELVNAKKGGVKTDTVGGATTDGPTVPQDNGFNKRPVIIIFDEPLDIRSAYKRLSTIFESEEELDRMLAQERIDEESEESDTERSGWLQLKAGGTKIVDDKKVSFSQGTADHVSLSSSSSSSIPELMDSGVNLESNEDAKPDSKKKFKFKFPKKQLAALTQAIRSGTKSGKKTLQVVVYEDEEESDGTVRQHKEAKRFEIARSKSTADTPKVASSAVQKRQNSDSHGRTDEIRKNTYKTLDSLEQTIKQLETTISEMGPRSPEEPVSKEEAKAGNGKSSDGGGLQRSSSLPTSRGSGPRAPSKKPLQQKTKPQLLPRPVVIPTTITATAPTTTVPSAPSTVQQNTSVASPTSRMPVPLTAKSRQSPGTTDKAGKQQKLQDAQRQFRQANGSAKRVGGDHKTTSPTVPISKIPAFYPSSTKGSSQSAQNSDTTNPINPSSSSSSSSSSSSSSSSLTKSSILSSHTPRSSTLPSSHIPSLSNGSLKLPTPSQHTGKALSFSSQTQNGRVHSSSSSFSSSSSSSSPSPLSPTPLGPGGKSIRTIHTPSFTSYRSHNGSSGKSCIPTATSAKDT; translated from the exons aGCAGAAGCCCAAAGCACGGCGGCAGCCCCCAGCCCGGTGTCGGCGACCAGGTTGACCACCTCTCCTTGGCCTCCCTGGAGTCACTGGACGCCATGTCGGAGGCCGATGCACCCACGGCCTTCACCCGCGGCAGCAGAGTTCGCGCCAGCCTGCCCGTGGTGCGATCGACCAACCAGACAAAGGACCGCTCGCTAG GTGTGCTGTACCTGCAGTACGGGGACGAGACCAAACAGTTCCGCATGCCCAATGAGATCACCACCATCGACACGGTCAGAGCCCTGTTCGTCAGTGCCTTCCCGCAGCAGCTCAACATGAAGATGCTGGAATCGCCCAGCGTCGCCGTCTACGTCAAAGACGACATGAGGAATATGTACTACGAGCTCACCGATGTCAG GAACATCACAGACCACTCCTGTCTGAAGGTCTACCACAAAGACCCAGCCCAGGCATTCAGCCACGGGCCAAGACCCGCCAACGGCGACGCCAGG ATGCACAGTGATGGACAGCACCATCTCAGACAGCCCCCCATGGGTCCCCCAACACACCATCCAATGCAGGGAGCACTCCCCCAGAGTCCCCACTCCATGCCCCCATCCCCCTCCCGAATCCCATTTGGTCCTCGGCAGGTCTCCATACCTGGCAGTGCCACTATCCCAAGGGAGCGAATGTCTACTGCCAACACCCCAACACGCTCCATCTCGCCCTGTCCCAGTGCCATCCTGGAGAGACGGGACGTCAAACCAGATGAGGACATGGGGGGGAAGAGCCACAGTCTAGCCAGGGGAAATGAGGGGCTATATGCAGATCCATACCTGCTCCAGGAGGGTCGAATGAGCATGGCCACTGCCCATGGACCACACCCCAACCCGGGGCTTGATGGTCCAGAACATGGAATGGGGGGATTTCACCGTGCCTCCATTCGCTCCACAGGCTCTTACAGCGGGCCCAGCCCCACAGACACTATGGACCACCCCTCTGTGTACAGGCAGAAGTCCAGAAACAGCCAGCTGCCTACTTTGGGCTCCAAGACTCCTCCCCCATCCCCTCACCGAATGGCTGAGGTACGGATGATTGACATCCATGGCGGACCTCCTCATGGCATTCCACCACATGGCGTTCCACCTCATGGTGTTCCACCTCATGGAGTTCCCATGGAGAGAAGCTCACCAGTGCGCCAGTCCTTCAGGAAGGAAGAAGTGACAGGGACCAAGACCCGGGTCAACATGGGATCACCTGTGGTGACAGACCTCCCAGGTCATCCTCAGGGGCCCATTCCACCTGCCGGTGACCATCACACACG AGTGCGAATGAAGGCTATGGAGCAACAGATTGCCAGCTTGACTGGTCTTGTTCAGCATGCACTTTTAAAGGGGCCAAACACTAGTGGCAACAAGGAGCCTCTAAG TGAGAGACCACCGAAGACATCATCTCCAGTCCACAGTGCACATAGCTCAG GTGGTTCCCCGGTCTTGGCTCCCAAAAGCAATGCAGCCCTGTCAGATAAGGGCTCAGCTCCTCTCAAAGTCAACGTGCTGCAGTTCAGGAAGAATGTTTCTGACCTCAGGGTGCAACTCCATCAGATGAGACAGCTGCAG CTCCAGAACCAGGAGGCATTGCGGGTTCAGCTGAAGCGGGCGGAGCAGGAAATCAGCGTTAAACTGGCAGAGGCCATGCGGCATCTAGAGGACCCAGTCCAGAGGCAGAGAGCGCTGGTAGAAGAGGACAGGCACAAGTACTTGGGACTTGAGGAGCATGTCCTTACACAACTCGG tgATCTGGAGCAGTATGTCGGCACCCTGCAGAAGGACTCACACAGAGTCGTGACCCTGAAGGATGTGGAAGACGGAGCGGTGACTCTGAGGAAGGTGGGAGAATCTCTGGCAGGGCTCAAAG GAGAGTTCCCGGCCCTGCAAACCAGGATGCGTGCTGTGCTCAGGGTGGAGGTCGAGGCCGTCAAGTTTTTGAAGGAGGAGCCTCATAAACTGGACAGCATGCTGAAAAGAGTCAAGAGCCTGACCGACACACTCAGCGGTCTGAAAAG ACATGCTACTGAGGGCTCCCAGAAGGCACCTGATCCTTCTGCCAATATCCCAGTGGACACGAGCCCTCcagcagctgtgtcagaggCTCTTGCAGAAGCTCCCCCAGTGCCAGTTCAGCCGAGCTCCACCTCAGCCCCACTGGAACGCCAGAACTCCACCATCAGATCAGAGGTGATGCCATCCTCCCCGGTGGTCATTCATCATGTGCAGAGCTCCCGAGTCCAGATGCAGCAGTCCCAGCAGTCTGCAGCCTTGACAGCTCAGCCCAGTCCCCCGCTCACCCCCAGCCCCACTCAGGTTCCCAGTCCCAACCCGAGCAAGAGCCAAGGCAGGGAATCTCCCAAGGCTGCCTCCTTGGATCCACCAAGTCCCGTTCGTCACAAAAAGACCCACGAGAACCCAGTGAATAATGGCAACCAGGATCTTGTCATAGAGGAGTTGCAGAGCAGTAAAGAAAAGAGCAAGAGCAGAGCTATGTCCATAGAG GCAGCTGAGAAAGAGtgggcagagaggaggcagaacaTGGGTCATTACAATGGAAAAGAGTTTGAGAAGATCCTCCAAGAAGCCCAAGCCAACATGATGAAGGGCATTCCCAGTCTCGGGGCAGATGAGAACCCAGCACTGCCGCCTGCTGCCAGTGGAGAACAAGCCGACACCCACATTCCTGAGGAGACACATTCAG AGCCCCGGTCTGAGCCAGACTCTGACAAATCAGCCAAAAAGGAGCCTGAGAAACTTCCAAAGCCTTTGATGGAGAAACCAGCCAAGCCGGCACTGGAGAGACCCTCCAAGACTGCCACCAAGCCCACGCCCACTGACAGTTTCACCAGGCAAGGGTCCGAGAAGTCCAGCAagtccccaccaccacctcctccgaGGAAGACCTTCCCCAGCTCGAGCTCAGGCATGACCACCACACGCTCTGGTGAGGTGGTCTACACCAGCAGGAAAGAGTCCGTCTCCCCTCAG GAGGGTGAAGAAGAGGGCCCACCTCCCACACCACAACCCAAGCCCACCAAGGTTCCACCAGAGACCAAGCCAAAGCCCGCTACCCCTCCCCCTGTTACTACTTCTGCctccagagaagaggaggatgaaggagacaGGATCATGGCAGAGCTCCAG GTTTTCCAGAAGTGCACAGTTAAGGATGTAGGGGTGAAAAATTCGGTAGAGCCGcaaatcagagaattaagacCAGGGGCCTTGTTGCCCCTCAAAGagaaaaag AGCTCAGAGCCCAGTCGAGAGGATAAAGTTCCAGACACAGATGAAAACGGAAATACTACTGTGCGACAGACCCAAGGG GTCATATACTATGTGACTGGCCAGATTCCAAAAGATCATCCACCCCTGTCAGGAACAGAGGAGACCCCCGAACACCAAGAGCCCACGCAGCCTCCAACACAGGTGTCAAATGTCAATGTTAATGACAATTCTCCAAGccaggaacagcagcagcagcagcagcagcagcagcagcagccacagtctCCACCACCCAAATCTCCCCCACCTTTAACACCTCCACCTATATCTCCTAAGCCTGTGGGACTCAATGGATTTAAACTGCCAAAGAAGTCAGTTAAACGCTCTGAATCCTTGAAGACCAGGTTAGAAATGGAAAAGGGAAAGATGCTCAACAAAATgaacactgaaaagaaaagtaaaatcaaCCAGGAGCATGTGTATTCCAGTAAGAATATAATACCTGACCCTATGGAAACAACGACAACCAGCACCGTAAGGCAGACAGCTAAAATTTCTGTTGCCCCAAATAAAAAGGCTCAGAGTGAGGGCAGTGATCCACCTAAAGCACACTTTGAGGATGATGGCGAGGGGGCAGGTCTTAGTCCTGATCTACCTGGAGAAGAGGCACCTCCACCCCCTGACAACATAGCATTTATGATCACTAACACCAAGGTTCAGGCCCTGTCTTGTGGAGAGTACCAAGAACTGGTCAATGCCAAGAAGGGAGGTGTCAAGACAGATACTGTAGGTGGTGCCACCACAGACGGTCCCACTGTGCCACAGGATAACGGCTTCAACAAGAGGCCCGTCATCATCATTTTTGATGAGCCCTTAGACATCCGTTCAGCTTACAAACGTCTGTCCACCATATTTGAAAGTGAGGAGGAACTGGACAGGATGCTGGCACAAGAGCGCATTgacgaggagagcgaggagTCAGACACCGAGAGGAGTGGTTGGCTGCAGCTAAAAGCTGGAGGGACCAAAATTGTCGATGACAAGAAGGTCAGCTTTTCACAGGGTACCGCGGACCATGTCAGCTTATCGTCCTCATCTTCGTCTTCAATACCTGAACTCATGGACAGCGGAGTAAACTTGGAGTCAAACGAAGACGCCAAGCCGGACAGCAAGAAGAAGTTCAAGTTTAAGTTCCCTAAGAAACAGCTGGCTGCACTGACCCAGGCAATTCGCAGTGGTACCAAGTCAGGCAAGAAGACTCTACAGGTTGTTGTgtatgaagatgaggaggaatcAGATGGCACTGTCAGGCAGCACAAAGAAGCAAAGAGATTTGAGATTGCGCGTTCAAAGTCCACAGCAGACACACCCAAGGTAGCGAGTTCAGCTGTGCAGAAGAGGCAAAACTCGGACTCCCACGGCAGGACAGACGAGATCCGGAAGAACACCTACAAGACACTGGACAGTCTAGAGCAGACCATCAAACAACTGGAGACCACTATTAGTGAGATGGGACCACGCTCCCCTGAGGAGCCAGTCTCTAAAGAGGAGGCTAAAGCAGGGAATGGGAAAAGCTCAGATGGAGGAGGACTACAGagatcttcctctctccctacCTCCAGAGGGTCAGGCCCTAGGGCACCCAGCAAAAAACCATTGCAGCAGAAGACTAAACCTCAGCTCCTTCCTCGCCCTGTAGTCATTCCTACTACTATCACTGCCACCGCTCCAACCACCACTGTGCCCAGTGCCCCCAGCACCGTACAACAG AACACCAGTGTCGCTTCCCCTACTAGTCGGATGCCCGTCCCTTTGACTGCGAAGTCCAGGCAGTCGCCGGGTACTACTGACAAAGCAGGAAAACAGCAAAAACTGCAGGACGCTCAGAGGCAGTTCCGACAG GCTAACGGAAGTGCTAAAAGAGTGGGAGGGGATCATAAAACTACTTCCCCTACTGTACCCATCTCTAAAATCCCTGCTTTTTATCCTAGCTCTACTAAAGGCAGTTCCCAGTCTGCACAAAACTCAGATACTACTAATCCCATTaatccttcctcttcttcctcctcctcttcctcctcctcctcctcctcctcctctttgacAAAGTCCTCCATCCTGTCCTCTCACACTCCCCGTTCCAGTACCCTGCCCTCCTCCCACATCCCCTCCTTGTCTAATGGATCCCTCAAACTCCCCACGCCCTCACAGCACACAGGTAAAGCTCTCTCGTTCTCCTCACAGACTCAGAATGGCCGAgtgcactcctcctcctcttcattctcctcctcatcctcctcctcctccccctcccctctgtcgcCCACACCTTTGGGCCCAGGTGGAAAGAGCATCCGCACCATACACACCCCCAGCTTCACCAGCTACAGGTCCCACAACGGCAGCAGCGGCAAATCCTGCATCCCAACAGCTACATCAGCTAAGGACACTTAG